The sequence below is a genomic window from Gammaproteobacteria bacterium.
GAGGTCTATCCAGAAGTAAATTTAGCTCCATTAAAAGAATTAGTTATCAATCGCCCTGAAGTTCTGATAAATGAATCCGATATAGACACGATGTTGGAAAATTTCCGTCACCAATGCCAAACCTGGACCCAGATTGGTGACCGTCCGGCCATGCTTGGTGATCGGGTAAAAGTAGATTTCACCAGTACCCTAACTGATGGTAAGGATTATTCTGGAAATATCGGTAACGATGTTTTAATTATTTTAGGTGAGGGAATATTCATTGCTGGATTTGAGCGCCATCTCATTGGTGTAATGACTGGAGAGACGCGAGTAGTAGAAGTAACTTTTCCCGTCGGCTATCACAATTCAGAGATAGCGGGTAAATCCGCAATATTCAATATTGTTGTTAAATCAGTGGAAAGCGCAAAAATACCTGAATTGGACGAGATATTTATCCGCAATTTCGGAGTAGTTGAAGGAACACTGGAAGCCATGCGTCAATCGATACGTAAAGTCATGGAACGAAATTTCGAAAGTAAAGTTTGGCAATTAGCTAAGAATCAAGTAATGGATGCGTTATGTCAAATTAATTCACTAGAGATACCTAAAAAATTGCTGGAGGAAGAGATAATTAGGTTGCGATCTGAGTTTTCTATTGACCAATTATCAAACGTACTATTGGAAAATCAAGCACGGCGTAATGTAACTTTAGGAATTATCATTAATGAAATTATTGTTCGTCAGAATCTAAAGGTTGATCCAAAAAGAGTGCGTGCTTATATTCGAAGTTTAGCAGAGGATTATGAAACCCCTGAAGAAGTAGAACGCGTATATTTATCAGATAAAAATCAGTTAAAGGAAATCGAAGCCGCAGTAACAGAGGATATGGTAGTTGAATGGGTTTTGGAACAAGTTCAGGTCAAGATGATTCCTACTCCTTTTAGTGCGCTAGCAAGCCCAATAACTCTCAAAGTAGAGAGAGGAATAAAATCATGATTGATAGCTCCCGTAGTGGCGCTGCACATATCACCGGGTTAAATTTAGTTCCTATTGTCATTGAGCAATCAGCCCGAGGTGAACGATCTTATGATATTTATTCTCGACTACTGAAGGAAAGAGTAATTTTTTTAGTCGGCCCAGTAGAGGATTACACAGCTAATTTAGTAGTGGCTCAACTACTTTTCCTGGAATCAGAAAATCCGGATAAGGACATTCATTTCTACATCAACTCTCCGGGTGGCTCAGTTAGTTCGGGGCTTGCTATTTACGATACAATGCAGTTTATAAAACCCAATGTGAGTACTCTATGTATTGGTCAGGCTGCCAGTATGGGAGCATTACTTCTAGCGGGTGGTACTAAGGGAAAACGTTATTGTCTTCCCCATTCACGTATGATGATTCATCAACCGTTAGGCGGCTTTCAGGGACAAGCGACTGATATAGACATCCACGCCCGTGAAATTCTGCTTATCCGCGATAAGCTTAATCGCATTTTGGTCAAGCATACAGGTCAACCTTTAGAACGTATCCAAAAAGATACAGATCGCGATAATTTTATGAGTCCAGAGACGGCAGTTGAGTATGGTCTTATTGATGAAGTGTTGAATAAACGTATTTCGATTGAATCTCCTAAATCGTCGTCAATCACTTCAAGCTAAAACCATAGCTGCTCTGCGAAATTGGACTACGAAATATCGGCAGACAGGCAGCTCCAGGCTTGAAAGCGGCAGATGCAGACAGAGCTACGGGGATAAAACGATTTGTCGCAAAATTCTAAAAATAAAACCGAAGCTGTGCTGTGTTGCAACATTAACGAGGTGAGCCGGGTTGCAAGATTCGCGTCACCAGATCCGTAAGGGTTGACAGCCGGGAAAGATCGGCAACTTCAACTTCAAGACAAAACAGGAGGACGGCGCTTCCTCCCCATGGCTGAAGCCTGGGGTTTCCGCGTCGAATTTGGATGAGTAATGATAGATACGGTCGCGAAG
It includes:
- the clpP gene encoding ATP-dependent Clp protease proteolytic subunit produces the protein MIDSSRSGAAHITGLNLVPIVIEQSARGERSYDIYSRLLKERVIFLVGPVEDYTANLVVAQLLFLESENPDKDIHFYINSPGGSVSSGLAIYDTMQFIKPNVSTLCIGQAASMGALLLAGGTKGKRYCLPHSRMMIHQPLGGFQGQATDIDIHAREILLIRDKLNRILVKHTGQPLERIQKDTDRDNFMSPETAVEYGLIDEVLNKRISIESPKSSSITSS
- the tig gene encoding Trigger factor encodes the protein MQSSLEITKGLERRLTITIPGKDITQELNNRLKSLTQTVRIAGFRPGKIPLALIHKRFGTQVRQEVVDELIKSSLTNVLAEHQMRLANTPTLELTAGDESLQGDVRYTATFEVYPEVNLAPLKELVINRPEVLINESDIDTMLENFRHQCQTWTQIGDRPAMLGDRVKVDFTSTLTDGKDYSGNIGNDVLIILGEGIFIAGFERHLIGVMTGETRVVEVTFPVGYHNSEIAGKSAIFNIVVKSVESAKIPELDEIFIRNFGVVEGTLEAMRQSIRKVMERNFESKVWQLAKNQVMDALCQINSLEIPKKLLEEEIIRLRSEFSIDQLSNVLLENQARRNVTLGIIINEIIVRQNLKVDPKRVRAYIRSLAEDYETPEEVERVYLSDKNQLKEIEAAVTEDMVVEWVLEQVQVKMIPTPFSALASPITLKVERGIKS